In Balaenoptera musculus isolate JJ_BM4_2016_0621 chromosome 17, mBalMus1.pri.v3, whole genome shotgun sequence, a genomic segment contains:
- the MRPL15 gene encoding 39S ribosomal protein L15, mitochondrial, with protein sequence MAGPVRGGGPQALDLLRALPRVSLANLRPNPGSRKPERRPRGQRRGRKCGRGHKGERQRGTRPRLGFEGGQTPFYLRIPKYGFNEGHSFRRQYQPLSLNRLQYLIDLGRVDPTQPIDLTQLVNGRGVTIQPSKRDYGVQLVEEGADTFKAKVNIEVQLASELAIAAIEKNGGVITTAFYDPRSLEILCKPIPFFLRGQPIPKRMLPPEALVTYYTDARNRGYLADPAEFPEARLALAKKYGYILPDITKDELFKMLSARKDPRQIFFGLAPGWVVNMADKKILKPTDENLLKYYSS encoded by the exons ATGGCTGGCCCGGTGCGGGGCGGGGGGCCACAGGCCTTGGACCTGCTGCGGGCCCTGCCCCGTGTGAGCCTGGCTAACCTGAGGCCGAACCCGGGCTCCAGGAAACCG GAAAGACGACCAAGAGGTCAGAGAAGAGGTAGGAAATGTGGCAGAGGCCACAAGGGAGAACGACAGAGAGGAACCCGGCCCCGGCTGGGCTTTGAGGGAGGCCAGACTCCATTTTACCTGCGCATCCCAAAATACGGGTTTAATGAAGGACATAG CTTCAGACGCCAGTATCAGCCTTTGAGTCTCAACAGGCTGCAGTATCTTATTGATCTGGGTCGAGTTGATCCTACACAACCTATTGATTTAACCCAACTTGTCAATGGGAGAGGCGTGACCATCCAGCCATCTAAAAGGGATTATGGCGTCCAGCTGGTAGAGGAG GGTGCTGACACCTTTAAGGCAAAAGTTAATATTGAAGTACAGCTGGCTTCAGAGCTGGCCATCGCTGCGATCGAGAAGAACGGGGGTGTCATCACGACGGCCTTCTACGACCCTCGAAGCCTGG aaattctgtGCAAACCTATTCCATTCTTTCTCCGTGGACAACCCATTCCCAAGCGAATGCTCCCCCCTGAGGCACTGGTAACCTATTACACTGATGCAAGGAATCGCGGTTACTTGGCGGATCCTGCTGAATTTCCTGAAGCGAGACTGGCGCTCGCCAAGAAGTACGGTTATATTTTACCTGATATCACTAAAGACGAACTCTTCAAAATGCTCAGTGCTCGAAAAGATCCAAGGCAGATTTTCTTTGGTCTTGCCCCCGGGTGGGTAGTGAATATGGCAGATAAGAAAATCCTCAAACCTACGGATGAGAATCTCCTCAAGTACTACAGCTCCTGA